A stretch of Desulfotalea psychrophila LSv54 DNA encodes these proteins:
- a CDS encoding proline dehydrogenase family protein codes for MINKLISQILPHMPPQLVWMFSKQYIAGETVEQAIEKSKKLNDINVMTTIDVLGEFITKLEEAEANKREYINVIEKAEAAGVKGNYSLKPTFLGLLLDKEVCYQHIREIVQKASAYDNFIRIDMEDSPCTDMSIDLLRRLKEEFPENVGLVLQACLKRTLADIKALAVLNSPEVPLNLRLCKGVYDELPAIAYKEYETINQHYLEDLEYMLQQKMYPAIATHDKPLVDGALKLLEKYNVAKDRYEFQMLYGVTPRLRASLVDAGHPLRVYVPFGEKWFGYSTRRLQENPAMAGVIIKALFKKG; via the coding sequence ATGATTAATAAGCTTATCTCTCAAATCTTACCGCATATGCCCCCCCAGTTGGTGTGGATGTTTTCGAAACAGTATATTGCGGGAGAAACAGTTGAACAGGCCATCGAAAAGTCTAAGAAACTTAATGATATTAATGTGATGACAACTATTGATGTCCTGGGTGAGTTTATTACCAAACTTGAAGAGGCAGAGGCAAATAAGAGAGAGTATATCAATGTTATTGAAAAGGCTGAGGCTGCCGGTGTAAAGGGAAACTATTCCCTCAAACCTACCTTTTTGGGTCTGCTGTTGGATAAGGAGGTCTGTTATCAGCATATTCGTGAAATTGTGCAAAAGGCCTCGGCATATGACAATTTTATTAGGATAGATATGGAGGATTCTCCCTGTACGGATATGTCCATTGATCTGCTTCGTCGCTTAAAGGAGGAGTTTCCTGAAAATGTAGGGCTTGTTCTGCAAGCCTGTTTAAAGAGGACTCTAGCGGATATTAAGGCCTTGGCTGTATTGAACAGTCCGGAGGTGCCTCTGAATTTACGTCTGTGTAAGGGGGTTTACGATGAACTGCCTGCGATTGCCTATAAGGAGTACGAGACAATCAATCAGCACTATCTGGAAGATCTTGAATATATGCTTCAGCAGAAGATGTATCCTGCCATTGCAACCCATGATAAACCCCTGGTGGATGGGGCCCTGAAGCTTCTTGAAAAGTATAATGTTGCAAAAGATAGGTATGAATTCCAGATGCTTTATGGAGTGACTCCTCGCCTGCGTGCCTCCCTCGTTGATGCAGGTCATCCCCTGCGGGTCTATGTTCCCTTTGGGGAGAAGTGGTTTGGCTATAGTACGAGAAGGCTTCAGGAAAATCCTGCTATGGCAGGTGTTATCATAAAGGCCCTGTTTAAGAAGGGGTAG